Genomic segment of bacterium:
ACGCCAGGTATTTTGTAAAAATATTGCTTCTGAATACGGATCAGTGGAGATTGGAATTATCGGATTTGAGGCGCCTTGTGGAAATATCCATATAATGGACGACGCTGTATATCTGGAAAGCATAGAATTTAACGATGAAAAAAATCAATTAGTCGTAACAAATTTAGAGAATTTTTCTTTCCCTTTAATCAGATACCATACTCAGGACACAGGAACAGTATCTCAAAAAACATGTTCCTGTGAAAGTCCTTTAAACATAATGCACCTTGAACAGGGCCGTATTTTTGACTTTTTTTATAATGCAAAAGGTGAATTAATTGATCCTGCCAGCATTGACCACGCTGTAAACAGGCCTTTATACACTGAAAAAGGATGCCGGAGATATCAAGTTATTCAGCAGACAATGGATCAGATTGATGTAATAATTGAATCTTCTTTTCCTGTCTCTGATAATGCAAAAGCAGCTATTATAAATAATCTTAATAATCTGATAGGCAAAGATATTTCTGTCAATATTTTCCGGTCAGATCACATAACACCCGAGAAGTCAGGGAAGTTTAAATTTATTATTTCGCATTTGCATTAAAAATATATTTTTACGTTATTATTAACTGGGAAAAACGGATAACCGAATGTCAGAAAACAATAATAAAAAAACTCTTTATCAAGCAGTACGGATAATATCAAGCATAGGGCTTATTTCAATTATCTTATTAAAAACAAATTTTCATGATCTATTCAAAGTAATTAAAACTGTAAATCCGGTTTTTCTTCTTCTCGCAATGTTATTCATGTTCTGTGAAATACTATTAATGTCTTTAAGAATGCACTATTTGTTGAAAATAAAATCAATGAAGGTACCTTTTTACGCATTAATAAAATTTAACATGATGGGAAGTTTTGTCGGCAATTTCCTGCCCACAAAACTTGGCGTTGACGGATTAAGGACCTATTTTCTTGCAAAATATACAAAACAGACAGTGCACAGTATTTCACTTATTACATTTGATAAATTTCTTAATATTATTGTTGTTACAATATTTGCTACTTTAAGTTTTGTCTTTGCAGGCTATTATAAAAGGTTTCCCTCATTCGGGGTCCTTATTTTAACAATGATTACCGGAATATTTTTGGTTTTGTTTCTTGTAAGAGAGAAATCCGGAATAAAAGTAAAGGACTATTTAAAACGTAAAAAATGGTCTGGAAAAATTGTTGCTTTTATTAATGAGTTTTCAGGCTCTTTTGCACAACTACAC
This window contains:
- a CDS encoding flippase-like domain-containing protein, which gives rise to MSENNNKKTLYQAVRIISSIGLISIILLKTNFHDLFKVIKTVNPVFLLLAMLFMFCEILLMSLRMHYLLKIKSMKVPFYALIKFNMMGSFVGNFLPTKLGVDGLRTYFLAKYTKQTVHSISLITFDKFLNIIVVTIFATLSFVFAGYYKRFPSFGVLILTMITGIFLVLFLVREKSGIKVKDYLKRKKWSGKIVAFINEFSGSFAQLHYNKHKLLIIFILGIFFQINRIITTYFFARAVNINVDFMYFFLIVPIIMILGMLPFSFAGIGITQFSAVQFFKLVGIQTESSLGFTMIIYFSRIVIAFPGLYFFYKEGMGTLMESVSKIGKQWTKRNESDSE